The Sphaerospermopsis torques-reginae ITEP-024 genome has a window encoding:
- a CDS encoding 2Fe-2S iron-sulfur cluster-binding protein produces MGNIKFVNENKEVIAADGANLRLKAMENGIDIYKIWGKMTNCGGYGQCATCIVEVVEGLENLSPRTDVEKRKFKNKPDNYRLACQTLVNGPVSVITKP; encoded by the coding sequence ATGGGAAATATTAAATTTGTCAACGAGAATAAAGAAGTAATTGCGGCTGATGGTGCGAACCTGCGGCTTAAAGCAATGGAAAATGGGATTGATATTTATAAAATTTGGGGAAAAATGACCAACTGCGGTGGTTACGGACAATGTGCCACCTGTATTGTGGAAGTAGTAGAAGGGCTGGAAAACCTCTCACCCCGTACTGATGTAGAAAAGCGCAAATTTAAGAACAAACCAGATAACTATCGTCTTGCGTGCCAAACCCTAGTTAACGGACCTGTTAGCGTCATTACTAAACCTTAA
- a CDS encoding universal stress protein, with product MIQKILLAVSGLGHAEEMMKTLKEMPSIQAAKVTVLHVVPPQSTAAAMTEKWEEGGKILANAIQSLNFDPSQVSSILRQGDPKDVVCQVADEMEADLIVMGSRGLKRLQSILANSVSQYVFQLSSRPMLLVKDDIYVKRIKRVFVAMDNSDAAQNCLKLALFLLRDVTGAQLILANINTDLGGKLSGITDIKPERDTVLGDAVTAAERQGVSVRCVTSSGKPGEEICRLAEELNVDLLLLGSPDRRPSIAKSFVDLDRLVGASLSDYVRVNATCPVLLARTVA from the coding sequence ATGATACAAAAAATTTTGCTGGCTGTCTCTGGACTAGGACACGCAGAAGAAATGATGAAGACATTGAAAGAAATGCCATCTATCCAAGCTGCGAAAGTTACAGTTTTGCACGTTGTACCCCCACAAAGTACGGCTGCGGCAATGACAGAAAAATGGGAAGAAGGTGGTAAGATTCTGGCTAATGCGATTCAGTCTTTGAACTTTGATCCTAGTCAAGTATCTTCGATTTTGCGACAAGGTGATCCTAAAGATGTGGTTTGTCAAGTAGCTGATGAAATGGAAGCTGACTTGATTGTTATGGGTTCACGAGGACTTAAACGACTGCAATCAATTTTAGCTAACTCTGTCAGTCAGTATGTTTTCCAGCTATCTTCTCGTCCCATGTTGCTGGTTAAAGATGACATTTATGTCAAAAGAATCAAGCGCGTTTTCGTGGCAATGGACAACTCTGATGCAGCACAAAATTGCTTGAAGTTAGCTTTATTTTTGCTGAGAGATGTCACAGGTGCTCAGTTAATTTTGGCTAATATCAATACAGACTTGGGCGGTAAATTATCAGGTATTACTGATATTAAACCAGAAAGAGATACAGTGTTGGGAGATGCTGTAACAGCAGCAGAAAGACAAGGTGTTTCTGTGCGTTGTGTAACCAGTAGTGGTAAACCAGGTGAAGAAATTTGTCGTTTAGCAGAAGAACTCAATGTAGACTTATTGTTGTTAGGTTCTCCAGATCGTCGGCCATCTATTGCTAAGAGTTTTGTAGATTTGGATCGACTTGTTGGCGCTTCTTTATCTGACTATGTGCGTGTTAATGCTACTTGCCCAGTATTGTTAGCTAGAACTGTTGCATAA
- a CDS encoding photosystem II reaction center protein K encodes MEAALLLAKLPEAYQIFDPLVDVLPVIPVFFLLLAFVWQAAVGFR; translated from the coding sequence ATGGAAGCAGCACTTTTATTAGCAAAACTGCCCGAAGCGTACCAAATTTTTGATCCTTTGGTAGATGTACTCCCAGTTATTCCTGTATTCTTCTTGTTGCTTGCTTTTGTTTGGCAAGCTGCTGTTGGTTTCAGGTAA
- a CDS encoding PIN domain-containing protein: MVSGLKHRDAQKQLTSFLKFVSYHTVLPLTTKSTTISADIYANLRKQGTPVDDIDILIAGVAIANDLILVTNNLKHFQKIAGLEIEDWSQ; the protein is encoded by the coding sequence ATTGTCAGTGGCTTAAAACATCGTGATGCCCAAAAACAATTAACATCATTCTTGAAATTCGTCTCATACCATACAGTTTTACCATTAACTACAAAGTCTACAACAATTTCTGCTGATATTTATGCCAATTTAAGAAAACAGGGAACACCTGTGGATGATATTGATATTCTGATAGCTGGAGTTGCTATAGCTAATGATTTAATTCTTGTGACTAATAATCTGAAACATTTTCAGAAAATTGCAGGGTTGGAAATTGAAGATTGGAGTCAGTAA
- a CDS encoding type II toxin-antitoxin system VapC family toxin → MILCDAGPLFALVDNKQSQHVAIKKAVMKFSIPLITTWPCFTEAMYLALRRGGWAMQNQLGKLITNDMLTFYEIQATDYERLFELIKKYQDRPMDLADGTLVIAAERLGINRILTLDSDFLFYRINDSEPFNVINLNDPK, encoded by the coding sequence ATGATTCTTTGTGATGCGGGTCCTCTTTTTGCCCTTGTTGATAATAAGCAGTCTCAGCACGTAGCTATCAAGAAAGCAGTAATGAAATTCTCAATACCCTTGATAACGACATGGCCATGTTTTACAGAAGCGATGTATCTGGCTTTACGTCGTGGTGGATGGGCAATGCAAAATCAGTTGGGAAAGCTAATTACCAATGATATGTTAACTTTTTATGAAATTCAAGCAACAGATTACGAGCGTCTATTTGAACTAATTAAGAAGTATCAAGATCGTCCAATGGATCTTGCAGATGGAACTCTTGTGATTGCTGCTGAACGTCTGGGAATAAACAGAATATTGACTCTGGATTCAGATTTTTTATTTTATCGTATCAATGATTCCGAACCTTTTAATGTTATTAATTTGAATGATCCAAAGTAG
- the tgt gene encoding tRNA guanosine(34) transglycosylase Tgt — MSNFSFQLLATCSQTKARVGVFHTPHGIVETPRFMPVGTLATVKTITPAQLQDTGAQMVLSNTYHLHLQPGEHIVAGGGGLHKFMGWNGPTLTDSGGFQVFSLSEMRKISEEGVTFRSPHDGQIIKLTPERSIEIQNTLGADVIMAFDECPPYPATRQEVEAATDRTYRWLERCITAHQRTDQALFPIVQGGVYLDLRARAATELAKLDMPGFAIGGVSVGEPPELMAQIVKATTPLLPANKPRYLMGVGTYKEMAIAIASGIDLFDCVIPTRWARHGTAIVNGERWNLKNAKFREDFTPLDETCPCYACTNFTRAYISHLVRSQEILAYTLLSIHNITELIRFTQKIRESILSDRFVQDFGHWLKEDTEEVTGD; from the coding sequence ATGTCCAATTTCTCTTTTCAACTTCTCGCTACCTGTAGTCAAACCAAAGCTAGAGTCGGTGTGTTTCACACTCCGCATGGCATTGTGGAAACTCCCAGATTTATGCCTGTGGGAACGCTGGCAACTGTAAAAACTATTACCCCTGCTCAACTCCAGGATACAGGGGCGCAAATGGTTTTATCTAATACCTATCATTTGCATCTGCAACCAGGAGAACATATTGTTGCTGGTGGTGGTGGACTGCATAAGTTCATGGGCTGGAATGGTCCGACGCTCACAGATTCGGGCGGTTTTCAGGTTTTCAGTCTCAGCGAAATGCGAAAAATTTCAGAAGAAGGTGTAACTTTTCGCTCACCCCATGATGGACAAATTATTAAACTAACCCCAGAACGTTCTATAGAAATACAGAATACTCTAGGTGCTGATGTGATCATGGCGTTTGATGAATGTCCACCTTATCCCGCTACCCGTCAAGAGGTGGAAGCAGCGACGGATCGGACTTATCGCTGGTTAGAAAGGTGTATAACCGCACATCAAAGAACTGATCAGGCTTTGTTTCCTATTGTGCAGGGTGGTGTATATTTAGATTTACGCGCCCGTGCGGCTACAGAGTTGGCTAAGTTGGATATGCCTGGTTTTGCGATTGGTGGGGTAAGCGTGGGTGAACCACCGGAGTTGATGGCACAGATAGTCAAGGCGACAACACCGTTATTACCAGCAAATAAACCCCGGTATTTGATGGGTGTGGGAACTTATAAAGAAATGGCCATTGCGATCGCTTCTGGTATAGATTTATTTGATTGTGTGATACCTACCAGATGGGCAAGACATGGAACAGCGATAGTCAACGGTGAAAGATGGAATCTGAAAAATGCCAAGTTTCGGGAAGATTTTACACCACTGGATGAAACTTGCCCATGTTATGCTTGCACAAATTTCACCCGTGCTTATATTTCCCATTTGGTGCGATCGCAAGAAATCTTAGCTTATACATTATTAAGTATTCACAACATCACCGAACTGATCCGCTTTACCCAAAAAATTAGAGAATCAATTTTAAGCGATCGCTTCGTTCAAGACTTTGGACATTGGTTGAAAGAAGACACTGAAGAAGTGACAGGTGATTAG
- a CDS encoding DUF1823 family protein gives MFNLPPLNKETIWDIINDKIDDHTVNQLVWYHLGYRYDANTEKWDTSQVAPEWAAEYPEPGNFIESRPATMKLTRSIPQENKQLLKQRLGFKGYKIGEFGPRQTRRATMAGWLLSYMMITTGKIE, from the coding sequence ATGTTTAACTTGCCACCACTCAATAAAGAAACAATTTGGGATATTATCAACGATAAAATTGATGATCATACCGTTAACCAATTGGTATGGTATCACTTGGGTTATCGTTATGATGCTAACACTGAAAAATGGGATACTAGCCAAGTAGCACCAGAATGGGCGGCTGAATATCCAGAACCCGGTAATTTTATTGAGTCTCGCCCAGCGACAATGAAATTAACTCGTTCTATTCCCCAAGAAAATAAACAACTACTCAAACAAAGGCTAGGTTTTAAAGGTTACAAAATTGGTGAATTTGGACCCCGGCAAACTCGCAGGGCAACTATGGCAGGTTGGTTATTAAGTTATATGATGATCACTACTGGTAAAATTGAATAA
- a CDS encoding M3 family metallopeptidase: MSATAIISQNPLLQGRGLPPFADITPEQVEPAFKHLLTELQQQLAILETNVEPTWTGLVEPLEKLTEKLYWSWGILNHLMGVKNSPDLRIAYQKVQPQVVHFINTLGQSKPIYKAFKALRASDTWETLESAQQRIVEAAIRDAKLSGVGLEGEARERFNVIQMQLAELATDFANNLLDATSAFSLVLTTKAEIDGLPSSLISLAAQAARIAGEEQATPENGPWHITLDFPSYFPFMQHSTRRDLREKLYKAYITRASSGELNNNPLIERILQLRQELAELLGFENFAELSLASKMAKNVPAVEKLLEELRQASYDAAVKDLEALKDFAKSQKAAEAEDLQHWDISFWAERQREAKFAFTEEELRPYFPLPQVLDGLFGLIKRLFGVTVTPADGQAPVWHEDVRYFQIADKNGTAIAYFYLDPYIRPAEKRGGAWMEACIHRSKITERGITSTRLPVAYLICNQTPPVDNKPSLMTFDEVETLFHEFGHGLHHMLTKVDYTGAAGINNVEWDAIELPSQFMENWCYDRPTLFSMAKHYETGEPLPEHYYQKLLAARNYMSGSAMLRQIHLSSVDMELHYRYRPGGDETPIDVRERIAKTTTVLPPLPEDAFLCAFGHIFEGGYAAGYYSYKWAEVLSADAFAAFEEAGLEDEVAIHDTGRRYRDTVLAMGGSMHPMEIFKAFRGREPKTTALLKHNGLLAAT; this comes from the coding sequence ATGAGTGCAACTGCTATTATTTCTCAAAACCCCCTACTCCAAGGCAGAGGTTTACCGCCATTTGCAGATATTACACCAGAGCAAGTAGAACCTGCTTTTAAACATCTGTTAACAGAATTGCAACAACAACTAGCTATATTAGAAACTAATGTAGAGCCTACATGGACTGGTTTAGTAGAACCTCTAGAAAAGTTAACAGAAAAGCTGTACTGGAGTTGGGGTATACTTAACCATTTAATGGGTGTCAAAAATAGCCCTGATTTACGTATAGCATATCAAAAGGTTCAGCCACAAGTAGTACACTTTATTAACACCCTTGGTCAAAGCAAACCGATTTACAAGGCTTTTAAAGCCCTCCGTGCCAGTGATACCTGGGAAACCTTAGAATCTGCCCAGCAACGCATTGTAGAAGCAGCGATTCGAGATGCAAAATTATCTGGTGTGGGTTTGGAAGGAGAAGCACGAGAACGTTTTAATGTGATTCAAATGCAATTAGCAGAACTGGCTACAGATTTTGCTAATAATCTTTTGGATGCTACCTCAGCCTTTAGTCTAGTTTTAACAACCAAAGCAGAAATTGACGGTTTACCCAGTAGCTTAATCAGTTTAGCTGCTCAGGCGGCTCGCATTGCCGGGGAAGAACAGGCCACCCCAGAAAATGGACCTTGGCACATTACTTTAGACTTTCCCAGTTATTTTCCCTTTATGCAGCATAGCACCCGTCGGGATTTACGGGAAAAATTATACAAAGCTTATATTACCCGTGCTTCCTCTGGGGAATTAAATAACAACCCTCTCATTGAAAGAATTTTACAGTTACGGCAAGAATTGGCAGAGTTACTGGGCTTTGAAAATTTTGCCGAACTGAGTTTAGCTAGTAAAATGGCGAAAAATGTCCCAGCCGTGGAAAAGCTGTTAGAAGAACTGCGTCAAGCTAGTTATGATGCTGCTGTTAAAGATTTAGAAGCACTCAAAGATTTTGCTAAATCTCAGAAAGCAGCAGAAGCGGAAGATTTGCAACATTGGGATATCAGTTTTTGGGCTGAACGTCAAAGAGAAGCCAAATTTGCTTTTACTGAAGAAGAGTTACGTCCTTATTTTCCCCTTCCCCAGGTTCTTGATGGCTTATTTGGACTGATTAAACGACTATTTGGTGTGACTGTGACACCTGCTGATGGTCAAGCTCCAGTTTGGCATGAGGATGTCCGTTATTTCCAAATTGCTGATAAAAATGGTACTGCCATTGCTTACTTTTATCTCGATCCCTACATTCGTCCTGCCGAAAAACGTGGTGGTGCTTGGATGGAAGCTTGCATTCATCGCAGCAAAATCACGGAACGAGGTATAACTAGCACCCGCTTACCAGTAGCTTATTTGATTTGTAACCAAACTCCCCCAGTGGATAATAAACCAAGTTTGATGACTTTTGATGAAGTAGAAACTTTGTTCCACGAGTTTGGACATGGTTTACATCATATGCTCACCAAGGTTGATTATACTGGGGCAGCAGGTATTAATAATGTGGAGTGGGATGCAATAGAATTACCTAGCCAATTTATGGAAAATTGGTGTTATGACCGTCCCACCTTATTCAGTATGGCTAAACACTACGAAACAGGTGAACCATTACCAGAGCATTATTATCAAAAGCTGTTAGCAGCCCGTAATTACATGAGTGGTTCGGCAATGTTGCGGCAAATTCACCTCAGCAGTGTGGACATGGAACTACATTACCGCTATCGTCCTGGTGGTGATGAAACTCCCATAGATGTACGTGAACGAATTGCCAAAACTACTACTGTTTTACCACCATTGCCTGAAGATGCTTTTTTATGTGCTTTCGGTCACATCTTTGAAGGCGGCTATGCGGCTGGATACTATAGCTACAAATGGGCAGAAGTTCTGAGTGCTGATGCTTTTGCTGCTTTTGAAGAAGCGGGTTTAGAAGATGAAGTGGCAATACACGATACTGGTAGGCGCTACCGAGATACAGTATTAGCTATGGGTGGTAGTATGCACCCAATGGAAATTTTTAAAGCTTTCCGGGGTCGGGAACCAAAAACAACTGCTTTACTCAAGCATAATGGTTTGCTGGCTGCTACCTAA
- the psbM gene encoding photosystem II reaction center protein PsbM has translation MQVNDLGFVASILFVLVPAVFLIILYIQTASREGGKN, from the coding sequence ATGCAAGTTAATGACCTGGGCTTTGTAGCAAGTATCTTATTTGTGCTTGTTCCTGCCGTATTTTTAATAATTCTTTACATCCAAACTGCCAGCCGCGAAGGTGGTAAAAACTAA
- a CDS encoding acylphosphatase, producing the protein MQSTAPLPKLIRAHVFITGRVQGVGYRYATVDTATQLGLTGWVRNLPDSRVEAVFEGAKEIVEEMVRWCHAGPPAAMVKEVIVEYEHPEGLRGFEVRR; encoded by the coding sequence ATGCAATCTACAGCACCATTACCAAAACTAATCCGCGCCCATGTCTTCATTACTGGCAGAGTTCAAGGTGTGGGGTATCGTTACGCCACTGTAGATACTGCTACCCAGTTGGGGTTAACTGGTTGGGTGCGAAATCTCCCAGATAGTCGAGTGGAAGCAGTTTTTGAGGGTGCTAAAGAAATTGTAGAGGAAATGGTGCGTTGGTGTCATGCTGGACCACCTGCGGCAATGGTAAAGGAAGTGATAGTTGAATATGAACACCCAGAAGGTTTGCGGGGCTTTGAAGTTAGGCGTTAA
- the cobS gene encoding adenosylcobinamide-GDP ribazoletransferase — protein sequence MGYILQLWQFCQVKLLQVIASIIFYTSIPLPYIPGLDFSNVAVVAPALGLMIGGMLGLLDMTFSYLHIPVLTRTALVVVTWIAITGGLHLDGAMDTADGLAVGDPEKRLQVMADSATGAFGAMVAIAILLLKTAALMDISENRYLLLMSACGWGRWGQQVAILRYPYLKATGKGAFHKDAIRSYADILPSWFLLLGLSILIWVVNQQYLFLSIFMVLGGSAIALIVPAWFNYKLGGHTGDTYGAVVEWTEALFLCLMTFLGNG from the coding sequence ATGGGATATATTTTGCAACTATGGCAATTTTGCCAAGTTAAATTATTACAGGTAATAGCATCTATTATATTTTACACTTCTATTCCCTTACCCTATATCCCAGGCTTGGATTTTAGCAATGTTGCTGTTGTTGCTCCGGCTTTGGGTTTGATGATTGGGGGAATGTTAGGTTTATTAGATATGACTTTTAGTTACTTGCATATTCCCGTGTTAACTCGGACTGCTTTGGTAGTTGTCACTTGGATCGCTATTACAGGAGGTTTACATTTAGATGGTGCAATGGATACCGCCGATGGTTTAGCAGTGGGTGATCCTGAAAAAAGGTTACAGGTAATGGCTGATAGTGCGACGGGTGCTTTTGGGGCAATGGTGGCGATCGCTATTTTGTTGTTGAAAACCGCAGCTTTGATGGATATTTCGGAAAATCGTTATTTATTACTGATGTCTGCTTGTGGTTGGGGACGTTGGGGACAACAAGTAGCGATTTTGCGATATCCCTATCTGAAAGCCACTGGTAAAGGTGCTTTTCATAAAGATGCAATTCGTTCTTATGCAGATATTTTACCAAGTTGGTTTTTGTTGTTGGGTTTGAGTATTTTAATTTGGGTAGTTAATCAGCAATATCTATTTTTATCTATATTTATGGTTTTGGGAGGAAGTGCGATCGCTCTTATAGTCCCTGCTTGGTTTAACTATAAGCTGGGTGGACACACTGGAGATACTTACGGTGCTGTGGTTGAATGGACTGAAGCTTTGTTTTTGTGTTTGATGACTTTTTTGGGTAATGGGTAA
- a CDS encoding toxin-antitoxin system TumE family protein encodes MKNVRNADDYLAWIKSVIALCPAVVNVMIIREESQTDKGLWRYRLTLKDGSFLEIFEFFQIALGKVEIIKYSFHWQTENRELIKRWDNAPHHPEISTYPHHVHDGSEDSVFPYVAVDIEEILRQISELIKSQ; translated from the coding sequence ATGAAAAATGTTAGAAATGCCGATGACTATTTGGCATGGATAAAATCTGTAATTGCACTTTGTCCAGCAGTCGTAAATGTAATGATTATTCGAGAAGAATCACAAACTGATAAAGGACTATGGCGTTATCGTTTGACATTAAAAGATGGTAGCTTTTTAGAAATATTTGAATTCTTTCAAATAGCATTAGGAAAAGTAGAAATAATTAAATATAGTTTTCATTGGCAAACTGAAAATAGAGAACTAATAAAACGTTGGGATAACGCACCCCATCATCCTGAAATTTCCACCTACCCCCATCATGTACATGATGGTTCTGAAGATTCCGTTTTTCCGTATGTAGCTGTTGATATTGAAGAAATTTTAAGACAAATTTCTGAACTCATAAAATCTCAATAA
- a CDS encoding 3-deoxy-7-phosphoheptulonate synthase, giving the protein MINKLINTNIKSSHVLLTPNQVKEKLPLTKSAEHTILQFRQEIEHILDFKDSRKFIVVGPCSIHDPKAAIEYAEKLKDLAEKVHDKLLLIMRVYFEKPRTTVGWKGLINDPDMDDSFHVERGILIARSLLLKLAELGLPTATEALDPIIPQYISELVCWSAIGARTTESQTHREMASGLSMPVGFKNGTDGNINVALNALKSAQTPHNFLGINQKGQVSVFQTRGNSHGHVILRGGSQPNYDPENVKLVEEQLKAAGLPPRIVIDCSHGNTNKDYRLQPAVLENIIQQIVAGNNSILGMMLESNLYEGNQPITGKREELQYGVSVTDKCISWEETERIILAAHAKLK; this is encoded by the coding sequence ATGATCAACAAATTAATTAACACTAATATTAAGAGTTCGCACGTTTTATTAACTCCTAATCAAGTTAAAGAAAAATTGCCTTTAACTAAATCTGCTGAACATACAATTTTGCAATTCAGACAGGAAATAGAACATATTCTTGATTTTAAAGATAGCAGAAAATTCATTGTAGTTGGTCCTTGTTCTATTCATGATCCTAAAGCGGCGATAGAATATGCTGAAAAATTAAAAGATTTAGCAGAGAAAGTGCATGATAAATTGTTATTGATCATGCGGGTTTATTTTGAAAAACCTAGAACTACTGTAGGTTGGAAAGGATTAATTAACGATCCCGATATGGATGATTCTTTCCATGTAGAAAGAGGGATTTTAATTGCTCGGAGTTTATTATTAAAATTGGCAGAATTAGGATTACCAACAGCAACGGAAGCACTTGATCCGATTATTCCTCAATATATCAGTGAATTGGTTTGTTGGTCAGCAATTGGAGCGAGAACAACTGAATCACAAACTCACCGCGAAATGGCCAGTGGTCTTTCCATGCCGGTGGGTTTTAAAAATGGTACAGATGGTAATATTAATGTGGCTTTGAATGCTCTCAAATCAGCGCAAACTCCACATAATTTTTTAGGAATTAACCAAAAAGGACAGGTGAGTGTATTTCAAACAAGAGGTAATTCTCATGGTCATGTAATTTTGCGGGGTGGAAGTCAGCCTAATTATGATCCGGAAAATGTGAAATTGGTAGAGGAACAATTAAAAGCCGCAGGTTTACCACCAAGAATAGTAATTGATTGCAGTCATGGTAACACAAATAAAGATTATAGATTGCAACCTGCGGTGTTAGAAAATATAATTCAGCAAATAGTTGCTGGTAATAATTCAATTTTGGGAATGATGCTGGAGTCAAATTTATATGAAGGTAATCAACCAATTACAGGAAAACGGGAAGAATTACAATATGGTGTTTCAGTAACTGACAAATGTATTAGTTGGGAAGAAACAGAAAGAATTATTTTGGCTGCTCATGCCAAACTCAAGTAA